Proteins found in one Salvia splendens isolate huo1 chromosome 10, SspV2, whole genome shotgun sequence genomic segment:
- the LOC121751511 gene encoding nudix hydrolase 25-like, whose translation MEGLPSGYRPNVGVCLINDGNLVFVASRLNVPGAWQMPQGGIEEGEEPRSAAIRELREETGVVSAEVIDEVPEWLTYDFPPAVKSKVNRLWGGEWHGQAQKWFLMRFTAEESEINLANGEADPEFSEWKWATPEEVVEQAIDYKRPTYEEVMKHFQPYFTSGKATKCYSTKW comes from the exons ATGGAGGGTCTGCCCTCTGGTTATCGCCCTAACGTTGGAGTATGTCTAATCAATGATGGCAATTTG GTATTTGTAGCATCTAGACTGAATGTTCCTGGAGCATGGCAGATGCCCCAG GGAGGTATTGAAGAAGGAGAGGAACCGAGGTCTGCAGCAATCAGAGAATTGAGGGAAGAAACTGGAGTAGTGTCTGCTGAAGTAATAGACGAG GTTCCTGAATGGTTGACGTATGACTTCCCTCCGGCTGTAAAGTCAAAAGTGAATCGACTCTGGGGTGGAGAATGGCACGGGCAGGCACAGAAGTG GTTTCTGATGAGATTCACAGCAGAAGAAAGTGAAATCAATTTAGCAAATGGTGAAGCAGATCCAGAGTTCTCAGAATGGAAATGGGCTACCCCTGAAGAAGTCGTCGAGCAG GCAATCGACTACAAGAGGCCGACCTACGAGGAAGTCATGAAACATTTCCAGCCTTATTTCACTTCTGGAAAAGCTACAAAGTGTTACTCAACCAAATGGTGA